One window of Medicago truncatula cultivar Jemalong A17 chromosome 2, MtrunA17r5.0-ANR, whole genome shotgun sequence genomic DNA carries:
- the LOC11418598 gene encoding uncharacterized protein isoform X2 produces MEVNFGLCFCLLVLLVPFTCAGRATISTTTGNGGNSGGSIQKLEVKKHLKNLNRPPVKSIKSPDGDIIDCVHVSHQPAFDHPELKDHKIQMRPNFHPERKTFGESKVSSNSNSNSKPITQLWQKNGMCSEGTIPIRRTRTNDILRASSVQNFGKKKQKSTPQPKPAKPLPDILTQSGHQHAIAYVEGGDFYGAKATINVWDPKIQQPNEFSLSQIWILAGAFGQDLNSIEAGWQVSPDLYGDNNTRLFTYWTSDAYQATGCYNLLCSGFIQINNGIALGASISPLSNYGSSQYDISILVWKDPKEGNWWMQFGNDHVLGYWPAPLFSYLTESASMIEWGGEVVNSESDGQHTSTQMGSGHFPDEGFGKASYFKNIQVVDGDNKLRAPKDLGTYTEKDNCYNVKTGNAGDWGTYFYYGGPGRNPNCP; encoded by the exons GCTTGAGGTTAAGAAGCACTTGAAGAATTTGAACAGACCACCTGTTAAGTCCATCAAG AGTCCTGATGGAGATATTATTGACTGTGTTCATGTTTCACACCAACCAGCTTTTGATCACCCTGAACTCAAAGATCACAAGATTCAG ATGAGGCCAAATTTTCATCCAGAAAGGAAAActtttggagagagcaaagtctcttcaaattcaaattcaaattcaaagccTATAACTCAGCTTTGGCAGAAAAATGGTATGTGTTCTGAAGGAACAATTCCTATAAGAAGGACTAGAACAAATGACATATTAAGGGCTAGCTCTGTTCAAAATTTTGGAAAGAAGAAGCAAAAGAGTACTCCTCAACCAAAACCTGCAAAACCTCTACCTGACATCTTGACTCAGAGTGGTCATCAG CATGCCATAGCTTATGTGGAGGGAGGTGATTTCTATGGAGCAAAGGCAACCATAAACGTTTGGGACCCAAAAATTCAACAACCTAATGAATTCAGTCTGTCTCAAATTTGGATTTTGGCTGGTGCCTTTGGTCAAGATCTCAACAGCATTGAAGCAGGCTGGCAG GTCAGCCCTGATTTGTATGGTGACAATAACACTAGACTCTTCACTTATTGGACA AGTGATGCATATCAAGCAACTGGTTGTTATAATCTCCTTTGTTCTGGCTTTATTCAAATTAACAATGGTATAGCCCTTGGAGCAAGTATATCCCCACTTTCTAACTATGGTTCTTCCCAATATGATATAAGCATCTTGGTCTGGAAG GACCCAAAAGAGGGAAACTGGTGGATGCAATTTGGAAATGACCATGTTCTAGGATACTGGCCAGCTCCTTTATTCTCATACCTAACTGAGAGTGCCTCCATGATTGAATGGGGTGGTGAGGTTGTGAACTCTGAGTCTGATGGACAGCACACATCAACACAAATGGGAAGTGGACATTTTCCTGATGAAGGTTTTGGCAAGGCtagttatttcaaaaatattcagGTTGTTGATGGTGACAACAAGTTAAGGGCTCCAAAAGATCTTGGTACCTACACTGAAAAAGATAACTGTTATAATGTCAAAACTGGTAATGCTGGTGATTGGGGCACCTACTTCTATTATGGTGGTCCGGGTCGAAACCCTAACTGTCCTTGA